CAAGATCACGGCCGCGCACGTCGGCAACCACGTCAACGCGGCGCGCGACTGCGTCACGGTAGATTGCGGCTTCGCCCGGCATGATGCGCACATGAGCAACGTCTTGCAGGCGCACATGGCCGCCTTCGGGCCGGTCGATGAGAAGATTGGAAACACTTTCGACGCTATGGCGCACACTGGGCGCGCCCCACACGACGACGTCGAACACTTTCTGTTCTTCGAAAAGGCTGCCGACCACAATGCCCGAGACCAAGGACGTCGCGGCCCGGCGCACATCGCCAGGCTTTAGACCATATTGCTTGGCCCGTTCGATATCGACTTCGATTTCCAACGTCGGCATTTCTTCGGGATATTGCACCTGGGGATTGACAATGCCGCTCACCTTCGAGAGCATGTTCTGAACTTCTTCCGCCTTTTTGATGATCATATCCGTGTTTTCGCCATAAACACGCACGATCAAGTTTTCGCCGGTACCGGAAAGTTCCTCTCTCACCTTCAATTCACTATAAGTCAAAACTTCCGGTGATAATCCCGGATATCCGCTCACCACTTCCTGAACGCGCGCGACCGCGGCATCATAGTCGGCGGCAGGATCAATGCTGATCCAAATTTCACTGTCGTTGATGTTGGTGTGCTTATCCGACATAATCGCACGGCCAATATGTGAGCTGACATTGCGGACGCCGGAAATAGAGCGCAACTCACGGCTGGCCAGAGTTGTGATGCGAGTCATCGCCGGATGGGAAGTGGCCGGGCTGCCGGCCATGCGGACCACCAGGTCTGTCTCTTTAAAATCCGGCAGCAAAGATTCTTGACGCAAGAAGGCCAGGGACAGCAAGCCCACCAACGCCAGCACGCAGGCTGTAACAAACGCCGGGCGCGGGGCACGAGCCGCCCAGCCAAACAGGCCGGTGTAAAGGCCACGCAATACGCCCATAGCGGGAGAGTCGCCGGCCTGAAGTGATCCCTTGCGCAACAACAGCAGGCTCAACGCCGGAGTGATGGTTAAGGCAACCGCTAATGAGGCCAGCAAGGCCAAAATGTAGGAATTTGCCACCGGTTGCCAAAGCGCGCCGGAAACGCCTTCCAAAAGCAAAAGCGGCACCGCGGTTAACACCAGGATTGCTGTCGCGTAAAGCAAGGGGCTCCGTGTTTCGGTGACGGCTTCGTAAATAATGTTCGAGGTGGATTTGCCGCTACGCTCTTCGCGCGACTGGCGCAAACGCCGAACGATGTTTTCGACGCCGACGATGGCGTCATCGATAAGGGCAACCAAACCGATCATCAATCCGGCAATAATCATCATGTTAATTTCGACACCGCGCAGGTAGAGTACGCCTGCCGCGACGATGGCAGACACCACCACGCTTACGGAGGAGATTAGGGCCGTGCGCCAATTGAAGAAAAAGGCGAAAAGCGTCAGAATCATGAGAATGCCGCTGATCAGCAACGTCGAAGACAAATTGTTGA
The bacterium DNA segment above includes these coding regions:
- a CDS encoding efflux RND transporter permease subunit, yielding MDPTLFRPATFLDLAVNNLSSTLLISGILMILTLFAFFFNWRTALISSVSVVVSAIVAAGVLYLRGVEINMMIIAGLMIGLVALIDDAIVGVENIVRRLRQSREERSGKSTSNIIYEAVTETRSPLLYATAILVLTAVPLLLLEGVSGALWQPVANSYILALLASLAVALTITPALSLLLLRKGSLQAGDSPAMGVLRGLYTGLFGWAARAPRPAFVTACVLALVGLLSLAFLRQESLLPDFKETDLVVRMAGSPATSHPAMTRITTLASRELRSISGVRNVSSHIGRAIMSDKHTNINDSEIWISIDPAADYDAAVARVQEVVSGYPGLSPEVLTYSELKVREELSGTGENLIVRVYGENTDMIIKKAEEVQNMLSKVSGIVNPQVQYPEEMPTLEIEVDIERAKQYGLKPGDVRRAATSLVSGIVVGSLFEEQKVFDVVVWGAPSVRHSVESVSNLLIDRPEGGHVRLQDVAHVRIMPGEAAIYRDAVARRVDVVADVRGRDLAAIAADIESGIDQIDFPLEYRAELLGQYAERLAAQNRVIAFAIAAAIGIFLLLQVFFQSWRLATVVFVTLPMSLAGGALAAWLTTGGSVSFGAIVALFAVFGLTARNSMSLVSRYRRLEREGEQFGAELVQHATREHAGPILLTAVALALVFLPLAFAGNIAGLEIAQPLAVVVVGGLITSTLYSLAGVPAMYLLFGAKREPDLDLPITVVTEEEMREAMAQMRESGKAEPAM